A window from Primulina huaijiensis isolate GDHJ02 chromosome 13, ASM1229523v2, whole genome shotgun sequence encodes these proteins:
- the LOC140991144 gene encoding uncharacterized protein, with the protein MSGTRSADNCFLLGEGDECRSVKVNDLDLWHQKLGHVSINTLKNLRKFDAVRDLTGKTNEDDTEGLLDISEPLTSTCVEPGVESSEATPSTTPPLNRTETVDNDNDEDDVVINCEKEIPNKIQKNHPSSQIIGEVHEGVQTRKKEKVDYRKMIGLVCMSSEYSQVSHSCFVSHIEPKNINDALKDEFWVNAMHE; encoded by the exons ATGTCAGGTACTCGGTCTGCTGACAATTGCTTTCTTTTGGGAGAAGGTGATGAGTGTCGAAGTGTCAAGGTAAATGATTTGGacctatggcatcaaaaactggGACACGTGAGTATCAATACCTTGAAGAATCTGCGTAAGTTTGATGCTGTGAGAG ATCTAACAGGAAAAACCAATGAGGATGATACTGAAGGACTGCTGGATATAAGTGAGCCACTGACCAGTACTTGTGTTGAGCCTGGTGTTGAGTCCAGTGAGGCAACACCAAGCACAACACCGCCTCTGAACCGAACAGAAACTGTGGATAATGATAACGATGAAGATGATGTGGTGATCAATTGTGAAAAAGAAATTCCCAACAAGATTCAGAAAAATCACCCATCATCACAAATCATTGGTGAAGTACATGAAGGTGTGCAAACTAGGAAAAAGGAGAAGGTCGACTACCGAAAGATGATTGGGCTAGTGTGCATGAGCTCCGAGTACTCCCAGGTAAGTCACTCTTGTTTTGTGTCTCACATTGAACCTAAGAACATTAACGATGCACTAAAAGACGAATTTTGGgtcaatgcaatgcatgaataA